From Camelina sativa cultivar DH55 chromosome 5, Cs, whole genome shotgun sequence:
tttcaacaaatttatattattttcaatttcaaataatCATACTTCTCTTATCCAGTTGGTACAactgacatatatatttatatatacttttatatattaagttcTTTTGTCATACAAAATCagattgttttataataaaatctcatattatatatttgatacaaaatttaatattctataccatttactaataaataactgATAATTGATACAtctgttttacacattttatttaatttgtcttCCATCCTTTAAAGTGAAAAAATAcacactattttataataaaaaaaatatcataacaaaaaccatatcttggatgagaaatgaaatagtttaaatacatgattatgattatacctctatgtaattttataaaccttaattattacacattttaaaatcatagaattttttctttcattaattgagtAGGCAATAAAGTTAGTCAGTTCCACTTAAATCCtattaaatttagataaattacataataatgtataaattaCATAATAATAGCTTTTCCTTTCATATCAATGCACATATCAACATAAAATTGATCTATCAAGAGCTAATCAGAATTGTTGTCATgtttaaactcatatatatatatatatatatatatatatataagaaaattttgatagATGTTGACTTTCCTTGattttctatctatttatttcattacaCAATTGTAAGTGACATATTTAAAATAGCATTAATTCAATcattaagtttgattattaagtttgattatttcttatatagaaaatatattgaaattttatatttaatatcatgtagcgggttacaaatttctttcaccaTGAATTAAAGAGAGATgcgtttttataatttcaataacCATACATTGAACTGTATTTTATCTAATGAAAAGATTTATGTTGCAAATATTTATGTTACAAAACTTATGACACCAAATTCCATAATTCCCAAATTTGTAActgtcaataaaatattttgaacctaAGAGTAACATCTATCTAACATTCAAATAGTATTGTACGTATATATAGCCATAGGTAGACATTTACTTAAATAGGAAAATTTACTCTCAAATTCTAGACCTGTTCTAACGTATCATCATCGCTGCAAGAGGAAAACAGATCGTCAAGTTTCTTGATATGATGGTACTCTTCTCCAATCCTCGATTATCAAATAGAGGTTTGATGTGTAGCAAGGGGtccttataattattcaaaatatatttactctttttctccataatcaatatatatgttatgtgtTCTGTGTTTCacagatgagaagaagagtgaaaaaCATGACCAAGtctttttcaacttttataGTTACGTAGATGCATTTTATTTTGGTAGAATAGTTACATAGATGCATTGACAAggtatattttgtaaaataattttgtccCATTAAACAGTATGTTTAATTTTCCTCACTAAAATCTACTCCATCCATTCCTTATTAATCAATTTTCTAGAGAGAAAaaatgttgcacaaaaaaaaaacaaattttaggttttctatatatttttaataagtaattagGGACaaattgtaaacttcaaaaaagaaactaaatattattgattgaaatttgttaatcgaaaaaaaataatgcaacTAAAGTCAGTTTCtattatgttttcttaatatgtttaaaaatcctaaaatatggaTTAATCAGGAATAGAGGGAGTATTGTCTAATATAACCATTTAATACAGTCccacataatttttaaactaatgtactgtttaaaattttcaatgataaatggaaagaaggccggattatgatttgtggcaatattttcattttgttggatgaaaggaattttgtttcatattacaaTATTAGCCAAGCTGGATTGTGGAGAATCACTATCCATGAAGATGGAGGCATATCAAAGGCACTTCAAACATTTGGACCgagcaaaataaaatttaattatacagAGGTGAGTCGTAAAAAAAGCAatcaatagaaaaaatgatacatCAATACTCCATggtataaaatttgtaaaagtcaaatttttatttacgaaatcattcacaaaacaaaaaaaagttgaggcAAGTTCATTCAAGAGTGATGGAGAGGTAATGTTTAATATttgaagtttagagtttagaatttagttattttgtatatatacaaggatattattgaaaatggattACAAGAGAgagtatttcttttaaaattatttgttgttaagtattaattttagatgatgaaagtaaaattaatatatagaacaacattaaattatctatcaaagtagTTAAATGGTAAGgtcttacaattttatttttagactacttattagtttttttccaaaaaagacaaaaatgtaaataaatataatttgccTTAATTACTTAACGAAAAgacaaaattaaattgattttttggtaattaaaacaATGGTCctattattatagttttttttttggtagaagagAGGAGACTAAGTctccttttatttattcaaactgaaaattacaaacaaatccGACGAGGAGCAGCAACTCCCCGGACATCACCCGAAAGAATCAATTCAACCCCACTCGGCACAGTATCAAAAGAATGAAAACCTAACTGCAATGAGAAAGCATAGTTTGCTAATCCATCAGCAAGacgattatttttatattattatagtaacatattgtctaaatatttttaacaattctgtgtaatttaacttttttttctctatctcaAAATGACTCTTTTATGAAGCATTaaataacatttatatattaaaatattatattaaatcgtaatattatgaaaattaattttcaagaCATATATGAACAATTACATGTACATTTCATATACAATTGAATATAAACTTGattctttatttcaaattaataatgcatacataatCCACGCATCGCGTGGGCtactttctagtatatatatatatgaagaaaaatatctataatTTTGTAAAGATGTAGTTGGACAAGaaattatattaagttttgtatCATATATCAGGGGAAACATTTGGAAGTtgagtaatataaatatatatgcacATCTTATCATATAGTTGTGTAGTAGCGTTTATGCAgtttcctttcaatttttggtgaaaatttgaaatgtaaAAAAGGTAAATACGTGATATGTTATATTTGGAGTAATATGTAGGCCGTAATATGTATATCAAACAATTATTACAAAAGAATATCTATATGTATTATTGATAAGTTATTATGCTAGATTTGTGTATTATTGTTTTGCATAATGGAAGGTGGTCCAATTTGAAAATAGCTGGTTTCTAGTTGTGGAAGCCGTTAATAGCACTGCAAACAAATTTAAGGATTAGATTTGCATGAATCTTCACAATAAATGAATCTATCACGACTTAAAACGTATATTGAAATCGTATCTATCataagaaaaactgaaaaagtaaaTGATGATTATGCCTCCCACTCTTTAAACTTATTATAGGCAGAGAAACCTATAAACGTTTTTTCTCAGTAGTTGTCTACTTCAATGAAaaagtttttaatgttttcgTACTCTACTGAGAAAGCGACCAAAATTGTTGGAAATAGACAGTTTGGAAAACGGTGAAGTGACAATTTTGGTAAAACGGTCGCGAAAAACATTTCCATAATTGAAGGAAATAAGTTTATCATCAAGAAATGCatattgcttttatttatttatatcgtTAAAACCAAAAGTTTATAAATCATACttttgtttctcctttttttttgacaatctcttttgtttctcctttATAGTATATTTTAGAGATGTATAGGTGCATGCATCAGGGAACAATATACAAATTTCTTCCCCATCTCACCAAATCTTTCGAAGGCATCGCCAAGTTTCTGATGGTATATTATTACATGTAGCGACATCGTCAAGCTTTGTAGTCTTTTCTCTCCCTCACCTTTTGAAAAAACTAGGTGTTTCCCCACGCAACGcatgggttgtggtgtagttggcactttcttgttttttttggtcttttcgttttctcttttgtattatttcgttttagttaggcatatacgggctttgccgtcacttttatttatacactatatgtttatatcatttcgtttagatgtgtataattgtggcgtttattttttatgaattaagaagatgttgtttcttgcttttgaggatccaatcttatcattgactgatattgtttccaatacatttattgtattatagattttctaattaactgcttatgtaaacccttcatacgttgatgttgcaataataagttatttttttaaaatatcttccgtgtaagtgattatgtttgtatgcccatgttttggtctaatatcaataagatcgtttctgtttttctttagttggctttgaaaccaatattgagttaagcaaataatgggtcgaattatggtgttaataagtaatataaattcttatgtatatatattgtatatatgtgactataaatttagctaactaaaaaattatgtaatatttaaatacaatcttgaacatatatatatatatatatatttatttgtgggaggaatgtatgaaattattggatagaagttatttttgagttaaatgacctttaatgtctttaaagtgagttaaatattaataaatttttatatgtgtcttgacttttttaaaaaggaataccaagtgtttccttccaaatttgaagtgatatagtattttagttttcttatatgattttatgaacttcaatgtaaaagtttttcaaagtaataagtacactcactgattgaattataaaatttggagaaatgtttatttcgtttaatcatctgctcttttaaataaattaaataagtatgttgttattcctacaaataggacaacatatattatagtttaaccatggagttaagtaatggaaatggaacttgtgattgcaagacaaaatgcttatatgttacacattgatcgtttaaaaatgaataggaacatctaattctcaaataaagttgattgttttgttaaaaccaacatatgtgaatttaaatttaactatgcaaatttaaaaaataaatatgaatagattagaaaggcaagaaatataaaagaaatatttttttatataaataaaataaaaattgaaaacaatgttaaatatatataatactttctacattaaaatatagaatcaaactcttacaagttacaacacatatgagatataacaacatttgatattggtaggagaggaggagagaatgtttactataagatggtaatccaaattagataatggagatgaatctttaaaaaatagaacaatgtaatatctatatatatataatactttctaaattaaaatatagaatcaaactcttacaacacatatgagatataacaacatttgatattggtgggagaggaagagagaatgattacttataagataataatccaaattagataaaggagataaatcttttaaaataagaacaatgtaaaatatatatcatgtagtctctaaaattaaaatttagcattaacaatttacaatgatatttcatattttttttacaacccatacaacaaaaataagaaatcaaaaaaaaaaaaaaaaaaaacgaaaaatgatttgaggtattgtagaagagaatgagagaatgtgaaaatgagatagtaaaagaatgtcaatatgagagaatgatagattgagagaatgcttatttatatgataaaaaatgatggaagttacatttagaactatggagttacaatagtaatttattgtgtttgaataaaattgagtggtagaatatgattaatgcataatttattttattttcagttataattttattttaatgtgtgagttaaatgtattgtgtttattggatcttaaatattgtttaaagcaattagaaaaaaaaaaaaaaaaaaaattagaaaacattaaatgaaaatcaaccaataaggagagaccaaaaccttacttttatatatatattatattgctttaaactttgaaatgagaaatatattataaacaataattttacatgagaaatatattaatttagccaaccaaaatatgaatataagtttagccaaccaaaataaataaaaaatattaaaatttaaccaaaataaatttctcttgaaagataataagttagtaggaggaatgaattaatgtacaattattggataggagttacatttgagttaaatggagttacatgtctttaattataaataaatattttaattttttataacctaaaataaaaggaataccaagtggctgaatcaaaattcacatgatttggttgtttgttgatataaactcaacacttacacataatatttcaaaataaaaaatattactttttaagtgacaaactaaattagttttcttataaaattatatgaattcttcaatctcaataatttttaaaatcccaaggataacttatatttttttggttttcactcatcaatttaatttatagtgctagatttcatactaatggtttcatctttagagaatttagtgaaatgatatttttaaaattatattttatttttatatttaagttccagttgaatatgttttgttttttggatcattttttattttgattaaagacacaaaaaaccaattgtttaattatgttctttttgttttcaaaaacctcaaatcataaaaaaaataaatatatatatatatatatatattatattgatctctgcagatttaacaattggatcacaaaacaaaatagtctttataaatggataaatggataattatattgatctttaaatattatattgatctttataaattattaaaaatgatacatgaatatgtgagataaccagagacataatagataattacatatggatcatttcaactttatgatcttattgtgtggtgaatattgtaaggaagtatgaaaataatgacttataagatgttaatataaaatagaaaatggagataaacattttaaaagattaaaataaatatataagatatacatatcatacaaactctaaaactaagcttttacaatgatatttgatttgattttttataacccatacaacaacaataaaaaaaaaaaaatacaaaacaaaacaaaacaaaacaaaaaagagatttgagagtagtggaagaagatgagagaatgaaagagtgatagactaagagaataagataatgagtatttataggaagagaaatgatgaaaaattacatttagaaaaatgagagttacaattctaatttattgttttgttttaatacaattgattaatacaacttagtggagaaataaagttaatgcataatttatagggagaagctataaagatttcagttttatattatgtgagttaaatgtgaaaattaattgtttttaaatttgtgttttaatataatttttttttgttaaaattgcattgccaagtggaccaataaggagagaaaTGTCTTTTTCCACATACCATTGTCACAATTGTATTATGAATAAGATGTTATCcgttaaagaagaaaaaacctgTTAATAAAAAAGAGCATAAGTCTAAATTCTTCTAAGTAATGTGACTGTGAGTAACGGCTATCACTTTATCAGTATCACCAATAATTAAGAATTAGGCCTTGGCCTTTGGTTAGTGCTTTTTTTGTTGgccttttcaattttttttttgtgtgtgcaccTATTGGCCTTTTCATTAATGCTTTAAATATGGCCTGTGATGAGAAATATCGTTTCTCTCTTCAATcctaacaaataacaaaaatgggTTTGGTAATAAAAGCTCTCAAATATCTTCTactcctctctttctccttgAGCTTCATCCACACTAATGAAGTTTCATCTGCTTCTCCCGTGAGTCCATCCTCGTCGCCGGCAAAGATGAGCCGGAGACTTGTGGCAGTTGAAGGCATGGTTTATTGCAAATCTTGCAAGTATTCCGGCGTCGATACTCTCTTGGAAGCATCTCCTGTCCAAGGTCCTTTTACTCCTTACATTTTCCGATTTCTTTCAATTATCTCTTGACCGACCTTGTCTatctttttcttaattgttttttttggttattgctGTTGCATGTTTACTTTTCCATGACATTTAATCTTCATATTTCATGTAGcgagttaatttttttcttcttgaataaACTTACgtggtaaaataaaaattgtctgCATGCATTACGGTCTCGGAGAAGATATCTTCTCTCTATCTACTTGATGACTGCAAAAATAGAGGTTAATTAGTTTTTGTCCCCCCCAAAAAATAGTTTGACGATGCATGTTAGATTGATTTCTgaatgaaaaaacataaatcgacGATATATATCATGATCAAGGTAAACTCCACTTATAATTTACTTATTAACTAGGAATTTAATAAGCTAGATTGGggtatttgaatttttaaattgttgcatgcatgtTCTAATATTCAGGAAAAATGTATCTACGCAAATGAATTCatgtataaaaaacaaaaacaaaaaactcttCTGCATTTCACATTTCTTCAAGTCTCTCACGCCACTTGGCGTTCATGCAAAAAAGTTATCTTTTGTCATTTTCGTCTccaatttgttattattttctagTTATAATTTCTTTATGCTGTTTTTTTGACGAGATACTAAATTTTCATATGATATTATTGAATAgctttatatatgtattatttgttttgaaatccATGAAACTGTTTCAATTATAGGAGCGACCGTAAAGCTTGCATGCAACAACACAAGGAGAGGTGTAACAATGGAGacaaaaacagacaaaaacGGATACTTCTTCATGCTAGCTCCCAAAAAACTCACCACTTACGCTTTCCACACGTGCCGGGCTTGGCCGACGAATCGCGGACCCATGACTGAAACGATGACATGCACCGTCCCGTCACAGCTCAACAATGGAATTACCGGTGCTATGCTTAAACCTTCTAAAACAATCAACATCGGTGAACACGACTATGTTCTCTTCTCTGTCGGCCCCTTCGCGTTTGAGCCGGCCTGCACTCGTTGATGACTCGAAAATTTCGTTTTTTATGTATTTCGTGTGCTTGATTTGTAATGATGGGTCACTAGTGATCCAAGTGTGCTgccttgtttgtttttggtacGTTCCTTAACTATGTGTGTGTggacattttaagttttttgtgtgtttgataaATTTCATGAGTTTGTACTAGTAAAACTTTGCGTGTTGTAATGATTTAGTTCTGTTACAATATTGCTTACATAGTTTAGATATTGATCTGCACGTTGACAATAATACATATGAACACATTGGAACTTGGAAGTGTCTTATTAATACAAGAGATAAATCGATAGATTAAGGACATACATAATCAATTGATTTATAGTGTATTTCGTCGCTGTTGTTATGACATTACATGGACTGATGAGAACATACAGGTTATTTTTGTCTAAAGAGGGATAATAATCATAAGTCTTTCAAGCTCTTCACCAATCAATACCGAGTTGCTTGGAGAGGAATAAATTATCAAGATATGTGATTAATGGTGCCGATGAATTGACATAGCTTTGCATATGTATCTTAGCCGCCGCCTCTGTAAAGATtcacaaataaatgaaaaaaaaatcgtcaGCGAATCACAACCTTCAGAACATAACGAAGAAGATACTCAATTTATGAAATCTCAAACATAGGTAGTATGGGAAAGttcaaaaatataactaaaccTGACTGACTACTTAAACTACTAGTTAAATCTGACAAAGAGAGGGAACGAGAGTATAAACTAGTTGATGAACTCACCATCTTCTTTGAGCATATTAAGTAGGTGAGCCCTAGTGGGAAGAGCGTACATCCCTAGAGAAACAGCTTTCCGTATAGCCCATCCATGGTGAGGAGCAAACACTTGAGCATAAGACTTAGATGCTGGATCCTTTAAGGAATTATCCCCTCTGCAAATGacatcaaaatatatgtaaagaaaataaaaaaactacaacAAGACTCCATTTTTCTTTTACCCTTATTCAAATCACTAGCCTACAAGCTGGTTTGGGGGATCAAGTTTATACATATTACAACCTAACATCGGAATGTGTTAACTTTAGCTAATGCAAACTTCTTCAGAAAACtgacaaaagagagagagtcgaGAAGAAAGACTTACTCGGAAGCAATGATCTGTTCAAAGAGAACCCTGACCATGTCAAGACCACGCTTAACCCTCAAAAGGTTTCTAGTATGACTACCAGCTTTCCTGACACAATTTGCCTCAATATCTTTGTCCATCATTACCACTAACGTTGATATCGAACTCGACGCCCTCACTAGATCATCAACCTATATTCACATTCACGAGATCAGAATTTAGATTCCAAATACTTGAGAATGAAAATTTGCTAATCAATTCCAACATATCAAGGAGAACATAACTACAAACCTCTATCTACACAAATCATTACGATTCTCTACAACTAAGTCTCCAACTTAATCGGAAGCCAATAATACCTTGGCAACATAGTCCATCTCGGCAAACTTGAAAGCTATCCCAAGGCAACCGAAGAGAGGCGAGACAAGAGAGCAGGCGTGAGAGAACTGCGCCACGGGAACTTCCGGACTCTGCGAATTCACGGCGACCGCTAGTTCCTTGAAAGCTGTCGAGATTTTTCTCAGCGGCCTATCTGCGTTTGAATCCGCCATTTGaagatctcttctcctccttctctcttcttcttgatccgGATTAGGATTTTTGGTGGTGTGATCTTTGTCGATTGAGGTTTGTGATTTGCCGCGGAATCTACTTTTTTGCTGCAAAGAAGGAGGAAAGAGAGATTCGCTGATCAGTTTTGTTGGAGACGTTTGGCGTTCTGATCATAGATATCCTTCTTCTGGATAATATTATCCCTCGCATCGTCTGTATGAAATGAACAAAACGCTGCGTTTAAAATAAATGCGGGCAtataaaccaaacccaaccgaaataaccgaattAAACTGAGGTATACCCAAATAAATCGGATTGATTCCGAACCAAATTCGCTTTTTTGTGCATTTGAACCGAAGAAAcaattcttttgattttgaacataaaattattattgttcaaCTGATTgtcaaaaatcttattatataaaccttagttctcaaagttagtaactcaccagatcctgacacgtgttagttttaatgatcatagatcaaagttaaaaattcatcagatcgtgacacgtgtcagttttaacgattaaatatcaaagttagtaactcatcagatcatgacacgtgttaattttaacaattaaaaatcacatatcaaagttagtaacttatcagatcgtgacaagtgtcaattttaacgatcagaaatcatagttttcaagcttggtaaaacgatgcataagatcgtgacacgtgtcaattttaacgatcataacaaaataatttctatgATCATAAGATCATCTATTTGCTTAaatagaggggtgtatttaccatgattttgacatgtgtcaagttactAATCTGAGAtcttgacatgtgtaaaaattaatatttaataaaaaatttaagattacgacaaaagcaaataaaattgttttaaacaatattaataatgcaaaaagataattatcaaaaaattataaaaattaagcagttttttaaataattataaggagattatatatatataattcataaaattcgaaattataaatttttttacttattaatcatacaaaaaatagaaaaaggattaaaaaaaatatacagaaaattattaattctaaaaaatgtaaatactgacttctatataaacatagatcgtctcatattattcatctaacaaaataatttattcaaaaatattgctttcaacttgtTCTATTGGTGAAGCTTTTTTATGTGAAGGcaatttttccttatttttttttaaaccaaaatatactcatactttctactttttcagtttagaataggtaagattaatatgtttaccaaaaataaatatgaaagattaatatatgtatcttcattttctaatactgtattttaaaattttattgtagtagttttagattgtttatttaatttttatattcatcTTAATTATTTGAggttcatatattaccgtgcttataattttctattatttttttagttatgtcaaattaattttctactaatttttcaaccttgattggttggtcatagacatTTTTGTTGTGCAAACACAATTGTTACTATTCGTTCAATCttaaaaagagataaagaggagaaagtcatcaacctaatggttgaataaaataggctaatcaaacacaaacttacaacaaacatagatatattgaaaaaacataaatcgttgttgacaGATCTATAGGAGCTtgaagacagaggctacatcatggtgtgtcaaagaaattTTCATGattacattggaaaatttaacattagttactatcaaaatattttgtgacattgGATAAGAGTCTTTAGattcattggttgctggagcaaaccactttgagatagctaaaagacgtgaaaaTGTTCTCTCAACACAGGAGGAGTGCAGAGCCgaagttctctctatggtggaggaggttggacgcaaggttatctccccaagggaggaaggtggggaggttggacgcaaggttatctccccaagagaCAAAGGCGGAGCgaaggttctcttcatggtggaggaggttggacgcaaagttctctccataagggagaagggcagagccgaggttctctccatggttagtcatacactattgtaatataatttattttttattcaaatttttttttgagccaacaattttagtgattaaagaaactttgcaaaagtgaaagtaaagagatatataatagttggcttaattttttcatatagacattttttaggtggtggtaaacaatatatttgtaacatacaatatacctaggtgtaaaaaatacacttttaatggtaacatacataaaagatttgtatcttattatataaagttaggttttgaaagttagccattaacaagattttgacatatgtcaagttatcaatctcagattttgacatgtgtaaaagttaaaatttaattGGAAGAaattgattacaacaaaaataaaatattttgttctaaaaaatattaataatataaacagataattatcaaaaattacagaatttattaaaaaatacaaagttttttaaataattataagaaaattatatattatatatcataaaattcgaaattataatattatttaattatttttaattttaagttattcaaaaacacttctttcaactttgtttaattgggaactttttttaaatggaaagataaaataggctaatcaaacacaagcttacaacaatcatagatagatagattggaaaaacgtaaatcgttgttgatagatccataggagctcaaagactgtgacacctTGGTTTGcgaaaaggtttaaaagaattgattttggctacatatgtcaccaaaataaACTTATtgtttcggtcaagggtcctgagagaatttcatgatgggtgacctttctgAAAGTGATTtttggaactgtgcgagtgaagacaaaacaaaaaaaaatatcatttgttgatttgtaggatcggtaaacaagtttttaaagcttcccaaacataacaaaccggccatcgaatttGGGTGGTCCAAGAGACGgaaatagatgtagggcccacttaggaaggtaagccaatggactgagagtggacatgggctcactaagcaaggtagCGATTGAGgtgttacagagacagaggctacatcatggtgtgtcaaaaaCACTtacacgaatacattgagaaatttaactttagttactat
This genomic window contains:
- the LOC104786088 gene encoding accelerated cell death 11; the encoded protein is MADSNADRPLRKISTAFKELAVAVNSQSPEVPVAQFSHACSLVSPLFGCLGIAFKFAEMDYVAKVDDLVRASSSISTLVVMMDKDIEANCVRKAGSHTRNLLRVKRGLDMVRVLFEQIIASEGDNSLKDPASKSYAQVFAPHHGWAIRKAVSLGMYALPTRAHLLNMLKEDEAAAKIHMQSYVNSSAPLITYLDNLFLSKQLGIDW
- the LOC104786087 gene encoding non-classical arabinogalactan protein 31-like; this translates as MGLVIKALKYLLLLSFSLSFIHTNEVSSASPVSPSSSPAKMSRRLVAVEGMVYCKSCKYSGVDTLLEASPVQGATVKLACNNTRRGVTMETKTDKNGYFFMLAPKKLTTYAFHTCRAWPTNRGPMTETMTCTVPSQLNNGITGAMLKPSKTINIGEHDYVLFSVGPFAFEPACTR